TTTAAAGGAAAATATAAGGAAAAAATGGTCAGTGTAAATTTTTCGTATTTCTTCAGGaaagaaggaaataaaaagtaagaaaggataaatttttatatttttttgaaaaagaaaggagtaaaaaataaaagaagataatgtcaaatgaattttgtattttttgagaaaagaagaaaataaaaagtaaaaaaggataaatttttatatttttttaaaaaagaaagaagtaaaaagtaaaaaaagataatgtcaaataaatgtaaaagatataataaaaaagaagagagtgtaaaatgaatatagaaaatttaagtgtataaaaaattattattggtGGACTTAGTTAAAAAGTCCTAgagttattttaagaaaaaatatatgttcaCTTTGACATTGAGAACATTTTGATAtatgtgttattttttaaagactTTCTAAGTTAAGTGTTAAGTCAAGGAAGAGCAGGTGCGAATTCTTTTaacatataatgttttttttttctttgttattgcaCTGGAAATTAAATTCTCTCATATTTTTCTATTGTGTATCAATTCTATCTATTTTTAAAccgttaatattaatttattagatgGGTTGTGGTTGAATTTTGTGTGTCATGATATTTATTTTCTGACTATACAAGAACTTTttcatatagaaaaaaattttgTGGTGTCGTGATATTTATTTTCTGATTACATAAGAACTTTTTGATATTGATATGGTAATTTGAGATTAAGATTTAGAAAAagaatttattaaatgtttaaaattgatgATTCTAACaataaagataacaataaagaagaaaagtgaaattaaaaattttattgttgaaagaggaaaatcatttttttccaaattttctttaataacGAAGTTGGTTTccattaaaagttaaaatgcattgaagtgaaaatttgatattaggatttagagaaaaaaaattagtttatgaatGCTTAGGAATTGAGGATTTCAATTGTAAAAAGAtaagtgaaattgagaattttACTGACGGTAAAGTAAAAATGGAAAATCAAGTTTTCCTTAATAATAAAGTGAGTTTTATTGAAAATCAAAGGTGTGTTGGTGTcaaatatacataatttatgtgtatatattttaaattttctgatatgaaaatttaaaattagagtttaaaaagaaaattaagtcaATAAATGTTTATGAATTAAAGATTCcaataataaagaagaaaaacgaAATTGAGAATTTCATTTGAAGATTGAAGGTAAGTTGGTATTAAATATATACCTTAATCCTTATgtatatcaaattttctttttttcttagtttacaTTATtaagagtttttcttttttcttctttgtctctTTCTCTTTGCATCTACAtagtgaaatatatatattactttttactgttttagtttttttattattctgaAATTATTTTAGACTTTGGATATAGATATTGTAAGACCTTGAAAATTTAACCCAAAAATCCACCTGTCAAATCTCATTTAATGTACCGAACCCCATATGTTAACTTTAATTATTACTCCCAAAACCCTGCTCAAGTGCATTTAAAACGCACTCTCAAACTTTGCACActgacgccaggtgtcaagaatGGAAGGTTCGAAAATCAGTAGTGGAATACAGGTGCCCACAAGAGAGCGCACGTTCGTCTGGACGTGGGGCagacaaaaaatgattttctgaaaacGCTGCCCACTCTCCTGCACGCACCTTCTTCTTCCCAAACTCAGACcttccattttctcctccttctctctactgtaactcatcctTCCCTTCTCCGATTCCATTTCAAAGACCATAGGAGAACTCCCGGCGTCATAAGCTACAATCTGGACCGAACAGTTCcagattctgaaactggtaagtttctctTCTTCGTCGAACGTTCTCTTGTCACATGCAAAGCCAAATTATGGTTGCATGAAGAGTTAAATTCTAAGTATTTCTTGATTTTTATGGTTAGATTTAGTGGGAGGAATTAAGTAATCTTTGAGGGTAGAAAGCTGTAGACGGACGAACCCGAAACCCTGCATATAGAACGTTTCAGTCacgaatccgggtaagggaagcttatttgatttaattcatatttttgtttgtgtgaACGATCGCTGTTTGATTGAACGAATATGGTGTATGTTGGTTGACCTGTATGATAACGTTTGATATTTTATGTATGTGAATATGATTTATCACTTTGAAGTATGAAGGAATAATGTGAATTCTAAAGtatgtaaattgatatttgatatgaatttataaagtatgaactgataTGTTGAATCTTGAGTTATAAATAGACGAAAATCTGAAATATGGAATTCCCACTATGATAATGTATGTACGTTATcgaacggtcttataccgttcggttttctagtaaaCTGCCaaaaatggaattctttcatttggagagaattctGATCGAGAACGAGCGTTCTCGTGTgaaatactatgtttgagcgttcggctcagcatagTGGTATCTGGATATCtgaaataaagtaataatacaTTTATACCCTTACACTTTAAAAttagtaacgctcggtcttatacctagcgttcgtcataagtagcgctcggtcctacACCTAGTGTTCGCCCtaattagtgctcggtcttataccaagcgctcgtactatcGTATAATCAACCTTGATAAAATAACGTTCGTtcaacattaattatatttcccTTTTTCCCATgtcggtcatttactggcatCGGACTTCCGTATGTGAATTATTCCAAAGATAGTTCTCAACATTCTTGGTTATTCTCCTTACATTGGATCCGGTCTAAAATCTCCATAATGGAATTATTCTTTAAGTACCAGTGTGAGCTCAAAcgagttagttcatttaactgactCACGTGGAAATTAACGTTCGTCACAGATTTCCTTAGTTTATTCGGTCCTTTTTATCTACAAGTACTTCTCTTAGTCTTATTCTATTCTGAACAGGAAAATCATTGGTATCATTCttatcgttcgtcctcgttctttAGAGGGCTggacgttcgttattttatgtcCATGTAACTAAtgaggaaaataataataaagtaaaggaTTATAAAGGGTGAACCTTATATGGAATGAgtatacgattatggaatttgaacgagcgttccggagaggaacgactcatgtattgaatattggaattggtaaagtatgactgtggttatgctaatgctggctgttcatcctgatgttccgtgagtactcgtcctcacgtagagggggtaggtcatgtgtgggaacggcaggaggtcctagtccttaggggtactttggatagggctaacctcgagtggcagctgttgagtgtatcccagttactacatcactcgggtgcaagaacgcctgtagctacgcagattcatacagtccggacggtccgtCTAGTGATAGATTTCGTATGATTATACATGTTGAACTGTATGCATGTGTGTTGattgaaatgttaaatttatatgttggtgtatgaattaaattacataagcttacccttcgtttttccttgtgttgtctctcgTCCTTGTACTtccgtcctgtcattgcaatgatcatccgtgtagatgtgagcagaaggcgaggtATTGTTGGAGGACGTTATTGAAGAGGAGAACTTGGTGGACGTTGAAGTTAAGGTCAAGCCTTAGGTCGTCCAGCTGACTTTAGACTTTAGTGTTTTGTAGTGATCGTTCggtatttattttgtaaaccgttcgatcCTAGTGCTTCGTTATTTCTGTCAAGTTACAATCCACTTCTGTACTTTACGCCGCTCGACTTTGTGAGCGTTGTTTTaatgtaagactgcactgtgtgactgttaattgtaattaattctaatttatggttattactgtattttgggatgttacattagtggtatcagagcagttttgttctcttaaggacactgtaggttatgagtacactgtgtttttgctgtgtgcttaatgtgtgtttaatgagttagttttcaactctttgaacatgactaacgctcgtttttctctgtttccagagaacaaatggcacctagactccctcctccaccaCAGCCAAATGAACCTGATGCGCCCAACAACACTAGGTTGTTGGAAACGGTGATAGATAGGTTACAACAGCAGAACACTACATTGATGGCACAGAACGCTACCCTACTGCAGCAGAATGAGAATGCTTTGCAGAGTTTGGAGGCCTCTCGCGCCAACTCTGAAGCAACACAGAGGCAATTGATGGAGATCCTTGCCGCTACCAAGGGCACACCAGGAGCGTCCTCTTCCAACGCTACCCATCAGGCTGAGTGGAGCTTGGAAAGCTTCCTTCAACATCACCCAGCTAAATTCAGTGGAAAGTGCCTCCTTGACAAGGCAGATCAGTGGTTGCGGGATATGGAGAGAATCTACAACGCCAAGAGATGCCCGAACGAGAACAGGTTGGCGTTCACAAAATATCTACTGACCGGGGAAGCAGGCCACTGGTGGGCGAGCATGAGAGCTATCTTAACGGACGCCCAAAATCCCATCACATGGGAAGTATTCCGGAGcaaattttatgaagaatacTTCCCTGACAGCGTCCGTTTTGCAAAGGAGGTGGAATTCCTTCAGCTGGTACAAGGCGGAATGTCTGTCTCGGAATACACCAACAAGTTCAAGCATCTAGTCCGTTTCAATACGATGGCCACCAATGAGGAGTGGCAGTGTAGGAAGTTTGAGAACGGACTGAGAAGTGATCTGAAGGTCTTGATTTCCAGTTTATGTATCCGAACGTTTCCTGCTATGGTGGAGAGAGCCAAAGTACTGGAGAAGAATATGAAAGAAGTAGAACGGCAGAAGAAACAACAACAGGTGGTTAGGGGGCCGACCGTGACCAGAAATAATGCTAATCTGAGAAGGTCTCCTTACGTTCGTCCAGCTCGGTCTCATAATGGATCGCAAGCAGTGGTTGCCGTCGGACAATCTGGGCAAGGAAACGTGACTTGTTtccagtgtggaggaccacactatCGATCATCATGTCCTCAACTGGTGGGACGAAAACACTGCACTCGTTGCGGAAGGAATGGGCACTTAGAGAATGAGTGCAACATGGGTGGACGTGCTGTGATGAGGCCACCAAATGCTGGGAGGAATCAGTCGAGAGGTGGTGGCAGAGCCCAAGCTGTTGGACGTGTATATGCTCTGACTGGTACGGAGGCAGCAAGCTCAGGTAATCTCATTCGGTGATTGCTTGCTGTTTGGTAAACATTGTTGTGTgctgtatgattcgggggcgacccactccttcatctcgaaggcgtgtgttgaaaaATTGGGTTTAGAAGTGAGAGAGATGCAGTTCGAcctggtggtgtcaaccccagcggctggcaAGGTTAGGACGTCCACTATGTGCGCCAGGTGTTCTATAGAAGTGGAAGGGCGTAAGTTTAAAGTCAATctcatctgcttacctcttcaaggtttggaggtgattttaggaatggattggctgactaccaatcgcattctcatagacTGTGGCGCTAAGAGATTGGTCTTTcccgaagaagatgaagaagaattttcTGTGACGCTCGGTCAGTTGAAGGAAGACATCATGGAGGGTGCCAGCTGTTTCCTGATTATGACGCATGAAGATCAGGAGTTCGGAAGTTGGATACAAGAACGATCGTCCACTAGTAACAGTAATGGACGATCGGTTGTGGATGAGTTTCCGAACGTCTTTCCGAAAGAAATACCTGGACTTCCCCCTCCTCGCGAAGTTGAATTCACCATTGATTTGGTGACGACCGCAACACCTATCTCTGTTCAACCGTATAGGATGTCGCCAGCTGAATTGGTTGAACTCAAAACGCAGATTGAAGAATTGATGGATAAGAGATTTATCAGGCCGAGCGTATCACCCTGGGGAGCGCCTGTTCTattagtgaagaagaaagatggcagCTCACGGCTGTGTATAGATTACAAGCAAttaaacaagctgaccatcaagaataaGTACCCATTGCCAAGGATAGATGATTTGTTGGACCAACTGCATGGGGCCACCGTATTCTCAAAGATTGATTTGCGGTCTGGATATCATCAGATCAGAGTGAAGGAAGAAGACATCCAGAAGACTGCTTTCAGATCGCGTtacggacactacgagtatgtagtgatgccgTTCGGTGTGACGAACGCGCCAGCAATCttcatggattatatgaacCGCATCTTCAGGCCGTACCTAGACAGATTTGTGGTTGTCTttatagatgatattctcatctactctAAGACTCAGAACGAACATGAGGAGCACTTGAGGATTGTGCTTGGCGTACTAAGGGAAAAGAATCTGTATGCCAAGTTATCAAAATGTGAGTTCTGGATGAAGGAAGTTCAATTTTTGGGCCACGTGGTATCGGCTGGTGGTATCTCTGTAGATCTAGTGAAGGTGCGAGCGGTACTGGAATGGGAGAGCCCGCGTTCGGTCACTGAGGTTCGTAGTTTCGTGGGACTTGCGGGCTACTACAGACGTTTTATTGAGGGATTTGCTAAGATAGTAGCTCCGCTAACTCAGCTGACCAGGAAAGATCAACCGTTCGCtttgaccgatcggtgtgaagaaAGTTTTCAAGAGATGAAGCTcaagttgacgagcgctccagttcTAATTATTCCAGACACAGCCAAACCGTTCGAGGTATACTGCGACGCTTCTCATCAAGGTTTGGGCTGTGTGTTGATGCAAGAGAAGAGAGCAGTAGCGTACGCTTCTCGTCAACTAAAGATTCACGAGAGAAATTATCCAACGCAAGAcctggagttggcagcggtcgtttttgcactaaagatttggaggcattattTATACGGATCTACGTTCCAAGTCTTTAGTGACCACAAGAGCCTCAAGTATctatttgatcagaaggagttgaacatgaggcagaggcgTTGGCTGGAGTTCTTAAAGGATTACGACTTTGAACTGCTTTATCATCCGGGAAAAGCTAATGTAGTGGCAGACGCCCTAAGTAGGAAAGCAGTTCATGTCTCGGTTATGATGGTGAAAGAACTCAGTCTGATTGAAAGCTTTAGAGATCTAGGGTTACAGTTCAAGTTGGAACCGAACAGCATCAAATcctgtaaccttagaatatccaGTAACATTTTTGACCGAATCAAGACGAAGTAACGAGAGAACGAAGACCTGGTGAAGATTCTAAATACGCTCGGTTCAGATCAAGCTAAGTAATTCAATACTGGAACGGACGACCTATTACGCTATATGGATAGGACGTGCGTTCCAAACGACGGAGATCTGAAGAGGATTATCTTGGAGGAAGGGCATcacagtcgtcttagcatacaccctggtatgactaagatgtataaagaTCTCCGAGAATCCttctggtggcctggaatgaagaatgatgtcgctcgttttgtggcgTCATGTCTAACATGTCAACGTGCGAAGGCAGAGCACTAGAGACCGGGCGGTTTACTTCAGCAGTTGGAAATTcctgaatggaagtgggacagcgtttccatggatttcgtgacccaCCTACCACGCACGGTCAGAAATCATGACTCAATTTGGGTGATTGTGGATCGactaacgaagagcgcccacttcctggcagtcaacttgaagatgtcgaTGACCAACTTAGCTAAGTTATATATCAAGGAGATCGTTCGTTTGCATGGAGTCCCTTCGAGCATcatttctgaccgagacacgagattcacatctcgATTTTGGCAATCTTTGCAAGGTGAATTGGGGAGCAGACTGCAAATGAGTTCagcttatcaccctcagacggacggccaaTCTGAGAGGACCATCCAAACGCTTGAAGacttactgaggacgtgcgtcctagatcacttaggcgcttgggatgaagtcttgccGCTAGTGGAATTCACATACAACAACACCTTTCAGGCTAGCATTGGAATGGCGTCGTTTGAAGCTCTCTACGGTAGAAAATGTcgaacgccactttgttggtttcaagaaggagagaaTGTGTTAACTGGACCCGAACTTATCCAGCAAATGACCGAGAAGGTGAAGCTAATCCAAGAGAGATTGAAGACGTCACTTAGCAGGCAAAAGTCATATGcggataagagaagaagacctTTGGAGTTCGTCGCAGGAGATCATGTGTTTCTTCGACTCAACCTGATCACTGGAGTAGGTAGAcccgttcgtccaaagaagttATCCCCCAAGTTTGTCGGACCTTGTCAAATCTTGAAGAAGATTGGACCAGTAGCGTACGAGTTGTCTTTGCCACCTCAACTGTCAAATCTTCATCCAGTCTTCCACGTTTCCCAACTTCAGAAGTACATAGCGAACCCCTCTCACGTATtggagttggaagacgttcAACTTCGTCAAGATCGAACGCTGGAGATGCAACCAATCCGTGTGGAAGATAGCCGCACCAAGTATTACAAAGGAAAAGACGTTCATTTAGTGAAGATGGTGTGGGACGCAGAGACTGGTGACTCATCGTGGGAAGTGGAGAATGCTATGAAAGAATTGTACCCTCACCTATTTCCGGGTAAGATttagttttcgaggacgaaaatttttgtagttagggggaatgtAAGACCTTGAAAATTTAACCCAAAAACCCACCTGTCAAATCTCATTTAATGCACCGAACCCCATCTGTTAACTTTAATTATTACTCCAAAAACCCTGCTCAGGTGCATTTAAAACGCACTCCCAAACTTTGCACActgacgccaggtgtcaagaatGGAAGGTTCGAAAATCAGTAGTGGAATACAGGTGTCCACAGGAGAGCGCACGTTCGTCTGGACGTGGGGCagacaaaaaatgattttctgaaaacGCTGCCCACTCTCCTGCACGCACCTTCTTCTTCCCAAACTCAGACcttccattttctcctccttctctctagaaaaccttttcttctctctactgtaactcatcctTCCCTTCTCCGATTCCATTTCAGAGACCATAGGAGAACTCCCGGCGTCGTAAGCTACAATCTGGACCGAACAGTTCcagattctgaaactggtaagtttctctTCTTCGTCGAACGTTCTCTTGTCACATGCAAAGccaaattctggttgcatgaagAGTTAAATTCTAAGTATTTCTTGATTTTTATGGTTAGATTTAGTGGGAGGAATTAAGTAATCTTTGAGGGTAGAAAGCTTTAGACGGACGAACCCGAAACCTTGCATATAGAACGTTTCAGTCacgaatccgggtaagggaagcttatttgatttaattcatatttttgtttgtgtgaACGATCGCTGTTTGATTAAACGAATATGGTGTATGTTGGTTGACCTGTATGATAACGTTTGATATTTTATGTATGTGAATATGATTTATCACTTTGAAGTATGAAGGAATAATGTGAATTCTAAAGtatgtaaattgatatttgatatgaatttataaagtatgaactgataTGTTGAATCTTGAGTTATAAATAGACGAAAATCTGAAATATGGAATTCCCACTATGATAATGTATGTACGTTATcgaacggtcttataccgttcggttttctagtaaactgccaaaaatggaatttttcatttggagagaattctGATCGAGAACGAGCGTTCTCGTGTgaaatactatgtttgagcgttcggctcagcatagTGGTATCTGGATATCtgaaataaagtaataatacaTTTATACCCTTACACTTTAAAAttagtaacgctcggtcttatacctagcgttcgtcataagtagcgctcggtcctacACCTAGTGTTCGCCCTaattagtgttcggtcttataccaagcgctcgtactatcGTATAATCAACCTTGATAAAATAACGTTCGTtcaacattaattatatttcccTTTTTCCCATgtcggtcatttactggcatCGGACTTCCGTATGTGAATTATTCCAAAGATAGTTCTCAACATTCTTGGTTATTCTCCTTACATTGGATCCGGTCTAAAATCTCCATAATGGAATTATTCTTTAAGTACCAGTGTGAGCTCAAAcgagttagttcatttaactgactCACGTGGAAATTAACGTTCGTCACAGATTTCCTTAGTTTATTCGGTCCTTTTTATCTACAAGTACTTCTCTTAGTCTTATTCTATTCTGAACAGGAAAATCATTGGTATCATTCttatcgttcgtcctcgttctttAGAGGGCTggacgttcgttattttatgtcC
This window of the Vigna angularis cultivar LongXiaoDou No.4 chromosome 7, ASM1680809v1, whole genome shotgun sequence genome carries:
- the LOC128197666 gene encoding uncharacterized protein LOC128197666 produces the protein MAPRLPPPPQPNEPDAPNNTRLLETVIDRLQQQNTTLMAQNATLLQQNENALQSLEASRANSEATQRQLMEILAATKGTPGASSSNATHQAEWSLESFLQHHPAKFSGKCLLDKADQWLRDMERIYNAKRCPNENRLAFTKYLLTGEAGHWWASMRAILTDAQNPITWEVFRSKFYEEYFPDSVRFAKEVEFLQLVQGGMSVSEYTNKFKHLVRFNTMATNEEWQCRKFENGLRSDLKVLISSLCIRTFPAMVERAKVLEKNMKEVERQKKQQQVVRGPTVTRNNANLRRSPYVRPARSHNGSQAVVAVGQSGQGNVTCFQCGGPHYRSSCPQLVGRKHCTRCGRNGHLENECNMGGRAVMRPPNAGRNQSRGGGRAQAVGRVYALTGTEAASSGNLIR
- the LOC108336582 gene encoding uncharacterized protein LOC108336582, giving the protein MASFEALYGRKCRTPLCWFQEGENVLTGPELIQQMTEKVKLIQERLKTSLSRQKSYADKRRRPLEFVAGDHVFLRLNLITGVGRPVRPKKLSPKFVGPCQILKKIGPVAYELSLPPQLSNLHPVFHVSQLQKYIANPSHVLELEDVQLRQDRTLEMQPIRVEDSRTKYYKGKDVHLVKMVWDAETGDSSWEVENAMKELYPHLFPGKI